One Bufo gargarizans isolate SCDJY-AF-19 chromosome 4, ASM1485885v1, whole genome shotgun sequence DNA window includes the following coding sequences:
- the LOC122935769 gene encoding zinc finger protein 260-like: MLSLDYKEDEDTRQRSSEENLITCTVHPGLHNAEPSNNSPKIEEFSYDQSQIINPSPNLSYNHPKHEESSTDQSQIITPNIGQKQGKRFNCEERGKQFRYKSEPSVNISSHTGEKPYSCSECGKCFKHKKDLTTHLRIHTGEKPYSCSECGKCFNRKSSLDQHKGIHTGEKPYSCSECGKCFKRKSILDQHKEIHTGEKRYSCSECGKCFNRKSSLDQHKGIHTGEKPYSCSECGKCVTNKSSLDYHKRIHTGEKPNLCSECGKCFSKKSYLVAHQRIHTGEKPYSCSECGKCFNHKSSLDHHKRIHTGEKPYSCSECRKCLKKKTNLTIHLRIHTKEKPFSCSECGKCFAEKKNLTMHQRIHTGEKPFSCSECGKCFTHKKGLTTHLGIHTDEKPYSCSECGKCVTNKSSLNYHKRIHTGEKPYSCSECGKCFTHKKGLTTHLRIHTGEKPYSCSECGKCVTNKSSLNYHKRIHTGEMPYSCSECGKSVTSKSSLDYHKIIHKGEKPNSCSECGKCFSKKSYLVAHQRIHTGEKPYSCSECGKCFNHKSSLDHHKRIHTGEKPYSCSECGKCFNHKSSLDLHKRIHTGEKPYSCSECGKCFKEKTSLTIHQRIHTGEKPFSCSECGKCFAEKKSLTKHKRIHTGEKPFSCSECGKCFSQKSTLDQHKRLHTGEKPYSCSECGKCFRHKSNFLKHEKIHKGGSRIHVLSV; this comes from the coding sequence ATGTTATCTCTAGATTATAAAGAAGATGAAGATACCAGGCAGCGCTCCTCAGAAGAAAACTTAATTACCTGTACtgtacatccaggacttcacaATGCAGAGCCATCAAATAATTCCCCCAAAATTGAGGAATTTTCTTATGACCAATCACAGATTATCAACCCAAGTCCAAATCTATCATATAATCACCCTAAACATGAGGAATCTTCTACTGATCAATCACAGATTATTACCCCAAATATAGGGCAGAAACAGGGTAAAAGGTTTAATTGTGAGGAACGTGGAAAACAGTTCAGATATAAGTCAGAGCCTTCTGTAAACATAagtagtcacacaggagagaagccatattcatgttcagaatgtgggaaatgtttcaaaCACAAAAAAGATCTTACTACACATctcagaattcacacaggagagaagccatattcatgttcagaatgtggaaaatgctttAACCGAAAATCAAGCCTTGATCAACATAaaggaattcacacaggagagaagccatattcatgttcagaatgtgggaaatgctttaaacGAAAATCAATACTTGATCAACATAAAGaaatccacacaggagagaagcgatattcatgttcagaatgtgggaaatgctttaaccGAAAATCAAGCCTTGATCAACATAAAGGaatccacacaggagagaagccgtattcatgttcagaatgtgggaaatgtgttACCAATAAATCAAGTCTTGATTatcataagagaattcacacaggagagaagccaaatttatgttcagagtgtgggaaatgtttttcaaaaaaatcatatctggttgctcatcagagaattcacacaggagagaagccatattcatgttcagaatgtgggaaatgttttaaccacaAATCAAGTCTTGATCATCacaaaagaattcacacaggagagaagccttattcatgttcagaatgtcgaaaatgtttaaaaaaaaaaacaaatcttaCTATACATCTACGAATTCACACGAAGgaaaaaccattttcatgttcagaatgtggaaaatgtttcgccgaaaaaaaaaatcttactatGCATCaacgaattcacacaggagaaaaaccattttcatgttcagaatgtggaaaatgtttcacACACAAAAAAGGTCTTACTACACATCTCGGAATCCACACAGacgagaagccgtattcatgttcagaatgtgggaaatgtgttACCAATAAATCAAGTCTTAATTATcataaaagaattcacacaggagagaagccatattcatgttcagaatgtggcaaatgtttcaCACACAAAAAAGGTCTTACTACACATCTCAGaatccacacaggagagaagccgtattcatgttcagaatgtgggaaatgtgttACCAATAAATCAAGTCTTAATTATcataaaagaattcacacaggagagatgccatattcatgttcagaatgtgggaaatctgtTACCAGTAAATCAAGTCTTGATTATCATAAAATAATACACAAAGGAGAGAAGCCAAattcatgttcagagtgtggtaaatgtttttcaaaaaaatcatatctggttgctcatcagagaattcacacaggagagaagccatattcatgttccgaatgtgggaaatgttttaaccacaAATCAAGTCTTGATCATCacaaaagaattcacacaggagagaagccatattcatgttcagaatgtgggaaatgttttaaccacaAATCAAGTCTTGATCTTCacaaaagaattcacacaggagagaagccttattcatgttcagaatgtggaaaatgtttcaaAGAAAAAACAAGTCTTACTATACATCaacgaattcacacaggagaaaaacctttttcatgttcagaatgtggaaaatgtttcgcagaaaaaaaaagtcttactAAACATAaacgaattcacacaggagaaaaaccattttcatgttcagaatgtggaaaatgttttagccAGAAATCAACCCTTGATCAACATAAGAGAttacacacaggagagaagccgtattcatgttcagaatgtgggaaatgttttagacataaatcaaactttttaaAACATGAGAAAATTCACAAAGGaggaagccgtattcatgttctgaGTGTATGA